TCAACGCTGGACCTCCATAACTCTGCTCTGGTCTTCGACATGCGATGTGGGAGTGCATGTATGTGTGATGGTGCGAGTGTGTACATCTACGTTGCAATCCTTGATTCTGAATAAAATCCTTACATCAACTAAGataaaaaaacatatttttttctaaaaaatatGCAATTGGACTTGGTGTGTAATTTTAAGCTTTAAAAGGTTATAAGTACCTAACTGTCCATCTGCAAACCTAAAATGTTCAAAACTATATGTGCTATTTTTGGCTTCATGTATGATATCCAAACTAGCGAAAAATAATAGTTGCATACCATTTTGGGCATCAAACTGTGTGCAAATACTCAATCGCGCATTTTCATGAAAAAACAGCTATGTGCGATTTTCTATTCAAAATGTGCAAATTATACTATTTTCCATTCTTAAACTCTTCCTCAAAAGAGCACCAAAATAATTATATGCATTTTTAGCTTCACAATGTACAAACTACTCAATCGCACATTTCTACAACCATACTTATAAAAGTTCAAATTTGGACTTTAGAAATTACAAGTACCCAATTGGACATTTTCATCCTAAGACCATAAAAATTATAATGAGTCATTGCCTAATAAACCACTCAATTAAGTTATAGGTGACAATAACAAGCAACAAAAACCATCAAAATGCAGGTAATATAAAATACAAAATTCATATAGGTAAAATACAAGCAATCAAAATACTTGCAAATTAATAGACAAAACATTTGTAACTTTAAGACATAACCATATTCTAGTGTGTGTATTCCTTACATTTCCGGGAATGGAAATATTGGTTCTATTTTCCAACAATCCAGAATCCTTATTTGTCACCCGTGTGTAGGTTCTCATGACGATGACACTCCTCTCCTCTCCTCGGTGCACGCCGAGATGTGGCGACAATCTATCTCCATTTATATGTCATCATGAGAACCAACACATGGCGATAATAAAAATTATGGACTCCCCACGCGCTCATTATTCCATGCTGATCCACAAAGAATACCTATGGTTAAAAAGGTAAATCCTAGGCTAATTACACAATAACTCCAAGTATTCAAACACTCTCTTAATTGATATTTGCAATAATTTGTAAATGAAGAGTCAACGGTGCTTTTTTAAGCACTTCCTTTTGCATATAAATATACAATTCATGAATATAGTGAACTTTGCCCTGACTTCTTGCTGCATTGTCACTGATATTTGCTACACTGAGCCTGCGTCAGGTCTACATAAAGGCACTAATGGAGTGTCCAGCGACATTAATCAACTGTTTTTGTAAGTTTTGTGAGACAACTTGTATGGTGTCTACAATGTGTGTTTCATAAATTGGCTTGTTCGTTATTAGATCTAATATTTACATCAGGGGCGGATCTATTGAGGCACCCATGGCACCCCCTACAAAAGTAAAAAAAATAGTGTATATGGCACACTTAACATTATTTTTGTAATAACTTATTGTTATTTTTAGACTATTTGTAGGATTGTACAATGATGTTTAAGCCCAAATGTACTCTTTTGTGTAATTCCTCGATAAACATAGTACTTTTGTGTAATTTCTCCAAAACCAATGTATCGATGTTTGGCACTCCGGGTCCATAGTTCCTAGGCCCCCCACTGATTTACAACCTACCGCGAACTGTACTCCTTAGTTCTTGGTATTCCTTGAAACTACAATATTTGATctcttttttcaaaattttgttggtTGTGCATTAAAGCAGGAGTATCGAGCCATGGGGTATCATGGGAGCATCTAAGTGATGGTATCTCCTGATATTCTCCCATGGGTATGAACCCCTACGGTTTCAACtaaaaaaataatcaaaaccatAGCACGAATCTCAGAACGATCCAGCGTCCAAGAAAGATGATGCCACTTTAAACCAGTCAGCTGCGTTTCAGTAAAACCGCCGCTTAATCACCCGCAAATCACAAGCGGGGCCCGAACCCGTTAAGAACGTCTTGCAGACTATTGACcttgctggctggctggctggctggctggagtATTCCATCGCGCTCACGACTAAATCATTCGGCCCCACCCTCTCGCCGGAGCCCGAGACTTGATCAAACAATTAAACGAGCCAATACCGTCGCACTTTGATCAAAAGATCCTTCCATTACTTTAACCACCACCACCGTACCGGAGACCATCTCCGCGCAAGGATTTAAACGGGCGCGCCGATCGAGCGAAGCCATTAAGCTCGGCCAGGTCTCCGCCGGTACGTACGTGCGTGACACCAACCTCGCCGGGCGCGCGTGCGATCATGACGATGAGGCGCCGGTTATCGGCCTGCGTCCTCCTCCTGCTCGTGCTCGCGGGGCAGCAGGCGGCGGCCAAGAAGTACGCCGCCATCTTCAACTTCGGGGACTCCCTGGTGGACGCCGGCAACCTCGTCGTGGACGGCATCCCGGAGTACCTCGCCACCGCGAAGCTGCCCTACGGCATGACCTACTTCGGCTACCCCACCGGCCGCTGCTCCGACGGCCGCCTCGTCGTCGACTTCATCGGTAATTGATTGATTAAATTTAAACTGGACGATCATCGTCGGTTTCTCTCGTCATGGTTGGTTAGTCTCAGCTCAGCTAGCATTAGCAGCCGTCATTTTCTGAAGTGTGTTGTCTCGGTTGTCTGTTGTGCGCATGAGCAGCGCAGGAGCTGGGGCtgccgctgctgccgccgtccaaggCGCGCAACGCCACGTTCCACCACGGCGCCAACTTCGCCATCACCGGCGCCACGGCGCTGGACACCAGCTACTTCGTGGCCAAGGGGCTGGGCAAGACGGTGTGGAACTCCGGCTCCCTGCACACCCAGATCAAGTGGCTGCAGGAGATGAAGCCCAAAATCTGCAGCTCCCCCGAAGGTTGGTCGTCGCTCATCGATACATACATGCATCTCAATTACTGGTTACCTCAACGTGTAAGCTGATGCGCATGCATTGGGCGCGCCCGCCGGCTTGGGTTGATCAGAGTGCAGGGGCCTGTTCCGGCGGTCGCTGTTCATCGTGGGCGAGTTCGGCGGCAACGACTACAACTCGCCGCTCTTCGCGTTCCGGCCGCTGGAGGAGGTGCACGAGTTCGTGGGGGACGTCGTCAACTCCATCGGCGAGGGAATCGAGGTAATTAACCGCGCGTCCACGTGAGTCCCCGGCCGCCGGCCTGCCGTTCAATTATAAAAATCTCACCGCCGGCTGGCGCGCGCGCTCGACGATCGATGGTGCAGAAGCTGATCGCGGAGGGGGCGGTGGAGCTGGTGGTGCCCGGGGTGCTGCCGATCGGCTGCTTCCCGGTGTACCTGTCCATCTTCCGGAAGCAGCCGGAGATGTACGGCGGCAAGAGCGGGTGCATCAAGGACCTCAACACGCTGTCGTGGGTGCACAACGTGGCGCTGCAGCGCAAGATCGTGGAGCTCCGGAAGAAGCACGCCGACGTGCGCATCATGTACGCCGACTAC
The Triticum dicoccoides isolate Atlit2015 ecotype Zavitan chromosome 3A, WEW_v2.0, whole genome shotgun sequence genome window above contains:
- the LOC119267554 gene encoding GDSL esterase/lipase At5g45910-like produces the protein MTMRRRLSACVLLLLVLAGQQAAAKKYAAIFNFGDSLVDAGNLVVDGIPEYLATAKLPYGMTYFGYPTGRCSDGRLVVDFIAQELGLPLLPPSKARNATFHHGANFAITGATALDTSYFVAKGLGKTVWNSGSLHTQIKWLQEMKPKICSSPEECRGLFRRSLFIVGEFGGNDYNSPLFAFRPLEEVHEFVGDVVNSIGEGIEKLIAEGAVELVVPGVLPIGCFPVYLSIFRKQPEMYGGKSGCIKDLNTLSWVHNVALQRKIVELRKKHADVRIMYADYYTPTIQFVLHAEKWGMLRQKPRACCGAAGVGVYNFNLTSKCGEPGAYACDDPSNHWSWDGIHLTEASYGHIARGWLYGPFADPPIVGNRNLE